Genomic segment of Cytobacillus suaedae:
TCATAAAATCACCGCATCTGCAATAGCCAAACAGATAGGTATTCTAAAGAATGATTCAGAAGCAATTGAAGGAGCGGAAATTGAGAAGTGGAGTGATGAGGAACTAAAGGAACGAGTAGAAGGAATTTCTGTATATGCACGTGTTTCTCCTGAGCATAAGATTCGAATTGTAAAAGCATGGCAAGACAGAGGAAACGTTGTGGCTATGACAGGAGATGGGGTAAACGATGGTCCGGCCTTAAAGCAGGCAGATATAGGAATTGCCATGGGGATCACAGGTACTGAAGTTGCCAAGGAAGCATCATCCATCGTGTTAACAGATGATAACTTCTCAACTATTGTGAAAGCTATTTCTAATGGGCGAAGTATCTATGCCAATATAAAGAACTCAATTAAATTCCTTTTAGCGGGGAATACAGGTGGGGTCTTGTCCGTATTGTATGCGTCCTTCTTAGCATTACCGGTTCCATTTGCTGCTGTTCATTTGTTATTCATCAACCTACTAACTGACAGTCTACCGGCAATAGCAATTGGTCTAGAACCGTATAACAAGAATATCATGAAGGAAAAACCAAGAGATATTAACGTTCCATTGTTAAATAAGGCCTTCGCTCGACAAGTACTTGTGGAAGGTGTTCTAATTGCAATTGCCACTTTAGTCGCTTACCATATTGGGTTATCCACAGGTGATGCTCTTATTGCTAGTACGATGGCCTTCTCAACACTATGCTTAGCAAGGTTGTTCCATGGATTAAACGCAAGAGGGAAAGGCTCTATATTCCAACTAGGGCTATTTTCAAATAAATACATTTGGTTTGCAATCCTTATCGGAATAGTCTTATTACACCTTGTATTGTTAGTACCACCACTTATGGGGGTATTTGAAATTGCAACACTAAATAGTGCACAATTTATTTCTATTTATGGATTGTCGTTATTACCGCTCGTGGTCATACAACTTTACAAGGTGTTTTTTGTAAGGGTAGGGGAGTAATTGATTAAAGATGAGATGTTGTTTTCAGATAAACACACTATTAAATAAATAGCCGGAAAAATTCCGCTTATTTAGAGAATTGCACTGAAAATACCATAAATAGACGGAGAATTTCCGCCTATTGACTCGAAAAACTTTAAATTGGGAGATTTTGCTTGGCATAAGCGGAAAAACTCCGTTTATTTAGCCAAAAACGAGCTCCATTCTTAAAATAAGCGGAAAAGTTCCGCTTATTTTAATTTTGCTGATTTCTTAATTAAGGAAGAGACTTTTTTCCCCGAGTCCATCTATTTTATGTTTGAAAATATTCCATTTCTATCAAATTAACAAGCGTTTTAGCATAGAAAGTATGAGAATGTTCATTCCCACTTTGCTAATTGGTATGCTAATTACAGTGTAAATTCGCAAATAAAAGTGTCATAAAAGTTATTATACCAATAAAAAACGCATGCTAAATCATATGCGATCTAACATGCTATTTGAGTTGTTTTTTCACGTTTTACACTCCAAAAGAGAAACCGTTACCATAGAGAGCTACACCCTTTTTTAATAGCTATAACTTAGGTTTAAAAAAGCAAATAATAACAGAAGTTATATAGTGTTAGTTCAAGATAGGCCTTAATCAACGAATGGAAAGAGAGTAGCTCGTAAAACAGAAAGGAGTAATTTAATGACCCAAAGTATGAATTTACCGGCATTGATGATATTGGATGTTCAAAAAGGATTTGATGATCCGTACTGGGGGAAAAGAAACAATCCTAAAGCAGAGGAAAATATGGCACGGCTGCAAGCGGAATGGAGGAAGAGAAGTGGAATCATTATTTATAGTAAACATTTATCAATCCAACCGGATTCTCCTTTGCATCATACAAACAAGATTGGAACAGAGTTTAAGGACATTATTGCCCCAAGACCAGACGAAACAGTTTTTACTAAACAAGTGAACAGTGCCTTTATTGGAACAGAGTTAGAGATATTTTTAACTAAGAATCAAATCAAAACAGTCGTAATAACGGGGCTCTCTACCCAACACTGTGTATCTACCACCACAAGGATGAGTGGTAATCTTGGTTATCAAACCTATTTGGTATCAGATGCGATTGCGGCCTTTGAGATAACAGACCATCTGGGAAAACATCACTCAGCAGACCTTGTACAAGAACTTGAGTTGGCGATGCTTCAAAAAGAGTTCGCTACGATCGTCACAACTGATGAAGTTCTTAGTCAGTGGTAATTGAATAGCGCGGGTATAGTACCTATGTGAAGAGGGTAATGGATGGATTGAGAGCCACAGATTACTTTTTCACGCGAACTGTCCACGTTTGAAAAGAGGGTAGTACATATTGTTGACGGGTCTCATTTGGAGTGTAATCTAAATAACAGTACAAATCATAGTGAAAAGCATGATGATTAGGAATAAAATGATCATGCTTTTCACTTCCAATATTATCTATTACAATACAAGACTGTTATAATTGGGGTTACAAGTAGTTGAATGTCTAAGGACTTTGTGAAGGGTTTCACTTAATTAACGAAGCATGAGGCAATCACCCTTGGAAAAGGTAATTGTCATTTTTTATTTAAGTGATTGAAATATTATTCTATTGGCACTACCCCTCTAACATGTGGTACTAACTGAGGGGGGTTATTTGTCCTCTGATTTCTCCATCAGGATTTTGTTCAGTATGGGCGTTAACATAAGTAAGTTTTTTCCGCATCAATTTGAGAAGGTCACGAATATTCTCTACACCTACACTATTGTCGACAATATCTTCGTCCGTAATTATTCCGGTAACAATTCCCCGGCGAGTGCTTATTCCATACTGTTCTTCAAGAGTCATTAAATCAGCTCCAAATAAAAACGCTAGAACGGGTCCATTTACACCACGAGCACCAAAATGAATATGTGCTTGAACAAAATTTTCAATATCATTCACTTCAAGATGAAATTTTATTAATGTACCCTGTTTATTGGTCACAAACTTAGCCGTTCCAAACGCATCTGTTATTACTGGAGGAACTTCGTTTTCCCCTCTTAGCCTTGCAAAAAATTTCTCCACCATTTTCACCACCTTACGTAAGTTACTTTATCTTATGAAAAAGTAATAGAAAGGTATAGGTGAAAGAAATAGCGAATTAAAAAGAGGCGTAGGGAAGGGATATTCCGACTGATTAAATAAGAATGCATCAAAAGGTGAAGTTCCAAGGTCTGATTGCATAGTGAGTGAAATACCAAGGGTTACTATTAAAATTTCTATTACAAAAAAACGTATTTCACTTAATCCCCAATCATATAACTTATTCACGTACGGTTTGATGAGGGGGAGCTGAGAGTAAAGGAGGTATGTTTTAATAACTAACAATGAGTTTAACTCCGTAAAAACCTGTTCATGGAGGGATTTTTATTCGTAAGAAGCTTTTTATTATTGGCTGGATTATTATTGCAATTTGGGCTATTATAACTACCTTTTTATCAGCAACAGCAGTTGAGATGGAGATCTTAATGGCATTAGTTGTTTTTCTTATCGGAGGATATGTAATTGGGATATACTTCTTGTTCGTTAGTGCCATCACAGCAAAAACGAAGAAAGGTAAAATTATATGTTTCTCCCTTTTTACTCTTTGGTTTCTTATTCCTATCATCAATTATGCTCAAGATGAATTTAGAAATTACATGTATCAAAAAAAGCTAGATAATACGGCACCTACTAAGGAATTGATAGAAGAGGCTTTTAATAAAATGAATAATCCATTTATTTATTTTACAGAAGACTTTTATTCGTACAATGAGAGGCACTTGACCATTAAAATTGATGTATTTGAAGAGAAGTTTATCGAATATGCGAGTTCCCGATATCAACTTGTGGTAAAAGAAATGATTAAGCAGAATAAAGAAGTTAAACCGGAAGAAGTTCAAGAGTATATGGTTGAAGATGTTTTTGGTCGATATCTTTTCAATTTGCATGATCTTCATTTTCAAATTTGGAGAAAAACCACTGCACCTAGAAAGATTACGATTGACCTCTATTATAATAATAAATTAATATATCATACTACCTCAACTGATTACTATAATGTAGAAGGTTATACTGTTGAGCAAATTGAACAATTTTATAAATTTATAAAGACGGAAATTACCGATAAGTAAAAAGAATAATTTGTGAATATCTACACTTAAAGTAACTTCCCCAATTGTTTAACAAGAGCATTCGTTTTTTCACTGACCGAGCAGAAGAGTTCAATATTTTTGTGAGGTGTATGTAATGCAGAGTATAGTAACGACGTTAAAAAAACCTAAAGTACTGTTTCTAATATTATTCGTATTTTTTATTTTACGGGAATTCATTGAATCAGAGATTTATATAAAGGAATATTGACTATTATATTTGGGTTATATTTCTTGGTTCTTGGATACATCTTAGCAGATGGTGATAAAAAGTATATCTTGTCTTCATGGTGTATGGCTAATCTTTTAATATTTTTTGGAATTTTAAGGTTGATCGTTGAGAACTTAGATGAAGGAGATCCTGAGATTATATATTACAAACTAAAATCTTAGTTATTCAATGAACGGGAGCTAGTGTTCAACAAGAGCGTTTGTTTTTTCACTGAAGTAGCAGAAGAGTTCAATATTTTTGTGAGGTGTAGTTATGCAGAATATAGTAACGACGTTAAAAAAACCTAAAGTATTATTATTAATATTATTTGTATTTATTATTTTACGGGAATTCATTGAGTCAGATTTATTTAAAGGAATTTTTACTATTATATTTGGGTTATATTTCTTGGTGCTTGGATACATCTTAGCAGATGGTGATAAAAAGTATATCTTGGCTTCATGGTGTATGGCTATTCTTTTCATATTTTTTGGAATTTCAAGGTTAATCGGCTAAGGAAATTGAATAAAGTTATCTACACATTTTAAATTCCACCACTACTTATATTTTTGAAGAAAATGTTTTATCTTTGGAACCTTTTGTTATAAAAGTAAATAAGATGTTATTACAATTCACCTCCAATTGAATTGTACGACATGATAGCACTGTTTCTTTCCTTCTAATCGGTAAGAACGGAAAAAGGCAATTACCCTTGGGAAAGGTAATTGCCTTTTACATTTAGGTGACAAGAAGAATCTAGTTCAGTTAAATGGGGGTTATATCAACGGTCCATTTTATCATTCACAATAATTGACAAGTGCCAGGCACCTAGCGAATTAGGGTTTGGACAATTATTTCGTCTTTACATTCCAAAGAAAGAGTTGGAAAAATGGGAACTATAATATTATCCGAATATGGAGATGGATACCGAATTTACTATAGATATCCAAAATGAGGGATACTTACGTAAAACGTAGCTATTTCTTAATCAACAAATAGTCATTATAGAATAACTTTATCTAGAGAAATGTTGTCTTTTTAATGGGTTTTACAAATCTGTTTGAATTAGAAAAGGAATGTCCCAAACAGGACATTCCTTTTCTTAAGTTAATGGACATGGTACTGAAAAAGGGGGATATTTACAACAAAAGTAGCAGATAAAGGATAAGAAGTCCTATTTTGAGGTCCATTTTTGCACGAGAAACTTTGAGGCCATTCCAGTCAAAATATAAAAAATAAATGAATAGAAATAGTTCCATTTTATATAGGTAACAGTTCCAAGCCAAACAGAAAGAGGCTCACCAATAAATGCAAAAATGGCTGCTTGACCTATAAGAGCATAACTAAACGTCTTCCATGTTTTAAAATATTGGTAAAGTAGCATAGCCGCAACGGGAATGATTGAGAAATCAAAGGGTAAAGCTAGTAGACCAAAAGGGACAAACTTAGTAGGATATAACCACACTCCCAATTCACTACCCAAATCATCTGTAAAACTTGTAATCATTATGACTAGTAGCCCAAAACTCCAAATTTGAAGTGCTCTAGTTCTATCATACAACCTAATGAAAATAACCCAAGGTAAAACAACAATAAATAAAAGAAACCACCAACCCAAAGCAAATACTTCATTTGTTAACCAATTCTCTAAGGCTAATTTTGCGTATCTATCCTGTAATTCAATTAATTCCTTTGCAAGTTCCTCCATACACACCCACCTCTCTTTTTTTAGTGTTTCTATCTTAACTTCCTTAAATACATGTCTGTTATCGGAAAGGTGTATAGGATGAGGATTAAGACTACATTGACATAGGTGAAGGCGTATCCTACTTGCGGGTCATATGCTTCACTTTCTTTTGCAAAATCTCATTGACTGCAGATGTAAAACTATTTTCTTTTCGGTAGAAACGGTTTGATGTCATCGCATCAAATGAATCTGCTACTGCTATACTTTTGGTAATTAGTGGATTTTTTTATTTGGTTAATCCATTTGGATAGCCACTGTCATCTTCTCTTTCATGATGATATGGGGACAAGCTTTATAAACATAGCAATAAAACTTTTATATTTATTAATATAAATTTATTGATAAACAATAAACAACATGCTAAAATTATGTAAATAAGATAGCTCTAGAAATTTTAGAATCAGAAGATAAATTCAGATCAAGTAGAGGAAATTAGGTTTTACATATGGCAATAAGTAGAGGAGGCTTTAAACAATGGAGACTAACCAATTAATTATTGAAAATATGGATAATCCACATGAGCTGGAGAGAATGTTCAGAAGGGACCCCAAATCTTTTAAAAAGTCATTATTACACGCTTGGGAACAAAATCCGGATTCTCCTGTTCTTGCGGTTTGGCATGAGAGATTGCATTTTAAGGAGACAGCAAACGAAGAAACACCTTTACTTCTACAAAAAGGCTTCCTAGTAATGGGCATTTTAGCGGTTCTTGCTGGGATCATTACTAGGTTCATTTTCCATTTTGTCGAACAGGAAGCAATAGCTCCAGTTAACCTGGCATTTGGAATACTTCCCTTTATTGCAGCCTACTTTGTATATAATAATAGCCCGAAGAAAAAGGTTCTATATACACTTATATCGCTGTTCCTAGTCTCTGTGATTTATCTCAATCTACTGCCTATAGATTATAAAGACAGTATCGTCCTTGCCTATTTGCATTTACCGATCTTCTTGTGGGTAGTAGTAGGGCTAGCTTACACAGGAAATGACTATGCAAAAGGCAACACAAGATTAGCTTATTTAAAATTCAATTTGGAATTTGGCATTCTATATGGCAGCATGGCAGTTAGCGGAATGTTGCTTGCAGTATTAACGATGCAGTTATTTAGCTTTGTGGGACTTAATATAGAAGACTTCTATTTTAGAAATATCGTGTTATTTGGTGCTGCTGGTCTCGCAGTCGTGGCTACACACCTAGTATCAAAAAATCTTAAACTTGCCAAGAACATTACACCATTTTTAGCTAAAATCTTTAGTCCACTTGTTCTGGTGACATTGTTGGTCTATCTTATAACAGTGTTTTGGGTTGGTAATAATCCATTTCTTGACCGAAACTTCCTATTAGCCTTCAATGGAATCCTGCTTTTTGTATTGGTTGTAACTGTATTCTCTATTATCGAAAGTGATACAAACGAGAAAAAAACCATTTTTGATTACATCAATTTGGCCTTGATCATTCTTGCGCTCATCATTGACAGTGTTGCTTTGTCGGCCATCTTATTCAGGCTCTCTTCTTATGGAATTACCCCTAACCGACTTGCTGTATTAGGTGTAAACCTACTGATCTGGGCAAATCTAATTTGGATCATGCTTTCCTATGTACGCTTTCTACGAAACAAAACTGGACCATCAACCATCCAAGATGCAATTACTAAGTATTTGCCGATCTACGGTCTGTGGGCAGCGGTTGTTGTCTTTATCTTTCCTTTGGTTTTTAAATAGCAAAATTAAGATGCCTGTTTACTTATTGGATTCTATGAGTGAACAGGCATTTTTATATATAACTATTATACTAAGTATTAATCAAAGGTTAGATCCTATTTACTAATTACAATCGATAATTGATAACCTACAAGTTCACTTAATTTCTTTAAAAATTCATCTAATTTTTCATTCGATGGAAACCTGCATTCGAGAAGATAACAATATTCTCCACTTACTTTGTAATTGTTTAAAATGAATTGATTCTGATCTAAAGTGAATGAAAGATAAGGGTGATGGTTAGTACTTTGCGTATAAATATGAATGATTGCGTGAACAGGATAACCCATCTTTGCTTGATTTACGTTAATTGTGTAC
This window contains:
- a CDS encoding cysteine hydrolase, with amino-acid sequence MNLPALMILDVQKGFDDPYWGKRNNPKAEENMARLQAEWRKRSGIIIYSKHLSIQPDSPLHHTNKIGTEFKDIIAPRPDETVFTKQVNSAFIGTELEIFLTKNQIKTVVITGLSTQHCVSTTTRMSGNLGYQTYLVSDAIAAFEITDHLGKHHSADLVQELELAMLQKEFATIVTTDEVLSQW
- a CDS encoding CHRD domain-containing protein; its protein translation is MVEKFFARLRGENEVPPVITDAFGTAKFVTNKQGTLIKFHLEVNDIENFVQAHIHFGARGVNGPVLAFLFGADLMTLEEQYGISTRRGIVTGIITDEDIVDNSVGVENIRDLLKLMRKKLTYVNAHTEQNPDGEIRGQITPLS
- a CDS encoding Lrp/AsnC family transcriptional regulator is translated as MLDNTDKSILKELSINSRITMKELGEKVHLTGPATSARVAKLEDLGIIEGYTINVNQAKMGYPVHAIIHIYTQSTNHHPYLSFTLDQNQFILNNYKVSGEYCYLLECRFPSNEKLDEFLKKLSELVGYQLSIVISK
- a CDS encoding DUF4153 domain-containing protein, translated to METNQLIIENMDNPHELERMFRRDPKSFKKSLLHAWEQNPDSPVLAVWHERLHFKETANEETPLLLQKGFLVMGILAVLAGIITRFIFHFVEQEAIAPVNLAFGILPFIAAYFVYNNSPKKKVLYTLISLFLVSVIYLNLLPIDYKDSIVLAYLHLPIFLWVVVGLAYTGNDYAKGNTRLAYLKFNLEFGILYGSMAVSGMLLAVLTMQLFSFVGLNIEDFYFRNIVLFGAAGLAVVATHLVSKNLKLAKNITPFLAKIFSPLVLVTLLVYLITVFWVGNNPFLDRNFLLAFNGILLFVLVVTVFSIIESDTNEKKTIFDYINLALIILALIIDSVALSAILFRLSSYGITPNRLAVLGVNLLIWANLIWIMLSYVRFLRNKTGPSTIQDAITKYLPIYGLWAAVVVFIFPLVFK